One part of the Aliivibrio fischeri ATCC 7744 = JCM 18803 = DSM 507 genome encodes these proteins:
- the rfaH gene encoding transcription/translation regulatory transformer protein RfaH encodes MKQWYLLYCKRGEQERAKLHLENQMVECFYPEIVVEKIVRGKRKQVKEPLFPCYMFIYFDFEIGPSFTSIRSTRGVSDFIRFGAQPKVLQGDLIYSLKTLDENNNKEKVECLPEAGQKVAIKEGPYSGIEAIYKEADGEKRSILLITLINKKVEIKIPNSDIEY; translated from the coding sequence ATGAAACAGTGGTATTTACTTTATTGCAAACGCGGTGAGCAAGAGAGAGCGAAACTACATTTAGAAAATCAAATGGTAGAGTGCTTTTATCCTGAGATCGTTGTAGAGAAAATTGTTCGAGGAAAAAGAAAACAAGTAAAAGAACCACTATTTCCATGTTATATGTTTATCTATTTTGACTTTGAGATAGGTCCGTCGTTTACTTCTATTCGTTCTACTCGTGGAGTCAGTGACTTTATCCGATTTGGTGCTCAGCCAAAGGTTCTGCAAGGTGACTTGATATACTCATTAAAAACGCTCGATGAAAATAACAATAAAGAAAAAGTAGAGTGTTTACCTGAAGCAGGGCAAAAAGTAGCGATAAAAGAAGGACCGTATAGCGGTATTGAAGCCATTTATAAAGAAGCTGATGGTGAAAAACGCTCTATCCTCTTAATAACGTTAATTAATAAAAAAGTAGAAATTAAAATACCAAACTCAGATATAGAATATTAA